Genomic window (Patescibacteria group bacterium):
TTTCATATTCAATAGCATAATTCGCCTGCTGGCCTGCAACCGCCTTTTCCGAACCTTCAATATGAATTCCGATTAAAATCGTGTCAATTTCGGCTTTTAAGGAAACCGAATTCTCAAATCGGGAATTAATATTTTGCGGTCTGTAATTTAATTTGGCAGTAATGTTTTTAATATCACCTTTTTCGCCAAGAAATCTAATTTTAAAATTCTCTTTTCCTTCGGCTTTTCTGCCGATTGTTCCTAAATTCCTATCATCCTGAAAAACTTCTTTACCTTCAAGGGAAAAACTTCCTTTGGGATAATTTATTATTAAATGGACATCATTCAAAGAAACGCGATTATTGTTTTTATATTCCACTGTCAAAATTGTTTCTTCACCGGACGAAATATTATCGGGCGCTGTTATGCTTAAATCAATTCCGGATTTGCTAAAAGAGCTTCTGCCCCAGATAATCGCTCCGGTAATAATCAAAATCCCGACAATAATCAAAATTGCCGAAGTTTTTGGCAGGTTTTTCCTGTTAAATAAATTCATCAATCCGCCCCCTTTTTCCGCTTGCTGTTGTTTTGTCTGAATCGGCTGATATTGAGTATTTATCGGCTTATATTGAAAGTCGTTATTCATGTTTATATTATATCATTTTTAGTACAAATTTTCTATTTCTTTCATCTCTTCAGGATTATAGCCTAAAAGACTTATTAGCTTTTTTTCAAACTTGTCCGCCAAAGTTTTAATGGAGGCAGAGTCTGCGCAATTTAAATCCTTAAATGTTCCCAAAACCAATTTCCAGATATCTTCATCCCTTTCTTCTCCGACAATCGCCTCATTGATTAAATCTGCCAGTTTTTTGGCAATTTTTATTTTCTCCAAATCTTTTTTGATATTTAAAAATTGATCAATCAAAACCGCGTCTTTTAAAATTAAAAAATTCTTGCCTTCAACAAGAATCATCTGCACATACGTAATAACTTCAATAGAGTATCTTAATTTACTTTCTAATCTTTTCACGCCTTTGGCGAAAATATTAATCTTTCCCAATTTTTCGCTATAAATGGTCAAAAGCCGGTCAACCTCATTGGAATCAACTGATTTCAATATAATCGCCTCGGTTTTTATCATGCTTAAAATTCTTTAATAATTTAATCTTTAACTTGTGCCCGCTACAATGACTCAAAACTCCTAAATATGATTGAATGTTTTTGTTATTTATCCTTTCAAACATTCTTTTCTTGGTTTTGGTGCGTAAAACTCTATAATACGGTAAAGTTACATATCCTAAAAAATCAATTCCCTGACTATATTTCCTTATAATAATCTTATCAGGATAGAAGCATAAATTCAATTGATCATTTAAGAATTGGTTTATTGGATTTATTAGTTTCTGTAGCTTATCCTTATTTTTGTCTAAAATTACGAAGTCATCTGTATAACGGAGGTAATGTTTAATTTTTAATTTGTGTTTTACAAATTGGTCTAACTTATTTAAATAAATATTGGCAAAATACTGGCTTGTAAGATTGCCGAGAGGAATGCCCTTATTTGTTTCTGAATTAAAACTAAAAATTATTTCTTTAATCAACCGTAAAATATCATTATCCTTTATTCTCTCCTTTAAAATTTTAATTAAGACATCGTGGTCAACGCTGTCAAAAAACTTCTTAATATCGCACTTTAAACAATAGAAATTAAATTTATTGTTTTGGCTCTGTTTTAATGAAAATGTTCTTAACCTATTAACTGCTTTGTGTGTTCCTTTATTGATTCGGCAGGAATAAGAGTCATAAATAAATATTTTGTCGTAAATATTGTTTAGATGTTTTGAGATTAAATGATGAATAATTCTATCTCGGACTTTGGCTTTGTGGATATAACGTGGTTTCGGATCATTAATACGAAATGAAGTGTATCCGGAATGTTTGTAGGTTTTATTCTTTAATTCTTGGTATAATTGGAATATATTGTCTTCCAAATTAAATTCAAATTCCAAAACATCTTTTCTTTTTGATTTTCCTTTTTTGAATTCTCGCCAAGACGAAAACAAATTTTCCAAAGTTATTAAATCGCCGTAATTATTAATTTTTTCAAAATTATGTCTTTTAATGCCCCCCCCCCCAACGGGTTGAAAACGAAGTTTCTATCGTTCATAAAATTATTGAGTTCTATAAATTATTCCACGAATACTTAAAGTCATTTCCAAGATCTGAGAAATATACATTAGGAGAAAAAATCGAAAATCTAATTATAGAATTACTGATAACTACATTGAAAAGTGCTTACTCACATAAGGACAAAAAATTGCCATTATTGAATAAAATTGATAACAGAATTTTTATTTAAAAAACACTTATTCGATTAGCGAAAGAGGTTAAGTCATTAGATATTAAAAAATATATTGCTTTAGAGAAAAAACTGCAAGAAATCGGAAAAATGCTAGGCGGTTGGATTAAATCAATAAAATAAACTAAACGAAAGAGCATCTAATAATGATGCTCTTTTTCGCGCGGAGAGACTTCTGGAGAAAACCAGACGCCGAACCATAGTTGGCATTAGTGTTGCTCACCCAATTCGTGTTGAACTTGACCTTGCCATCGTTAAAGTTGAAATACGGCGCGCGGCTGAAATCGCCATCAGCATCAGGTTTATTGTTTTTGTCCGTCTGTTTCACTGGAAATCGAGATTGGCTTTATATACCAAAATTCTCTCAATCCTGCATTTTATTCGACGGCACCCTAATAATATTAGAGACCCACGCCAGACAAAAACAAGCAGTATCTCATTATAGCACACTCTTGGAAGTCGTGACCACCAAGATTCTGGCTATTTATAGTTTATCAAATTCTTATTTTTAAAACAATATTTATTTTTATAAATTAAAATGCGGGATGCCTCCATTGAGACATCCCGCCAAGAATTCAAGAATTCCAGAGTTACTGCTGGAGAAAACCAGACGCCGAACCATAGTGGGCACTAGCGCTGCCCACCCAATCCGTGCCGAACCTGACCTCGCCACCGCTAAAGCTGAAACACGGCGCGCGGCTGAAATCGCCATCAGCAGCAGGCGCGTATTCGTCACCAGCGCAGTCGATCCAAGGATCGTCGTAGTGCTGGAGACGTTCGGGATGCGTGAGAATCATGCACCCGATTTTGAATGCGCCGAGTCCGAACTCATTGCCTGTAAAGACCTCACGGGCCCGACGAACGGAGCGACCCCGGTGACGAAGACCGAACTGCGAGGCAACGACCAGAATGTCGAAGCCCGTTTGTTGGTTACCTAACATCTGGAGCTTCTTGGCCGTGCGCTCATGCTGCCGGAGATACTGCTCTCCGATCCTGCCTTCGCGGTGGTTGTAGAAGTTGCCGTCGCGCTGCTTCTTGATCAGATCGAGCACCTTCTGTACTGCTTCGTTGTAGGTCTTGGCGACCGACTGCCAACGCGGGATGGCGAACCATCCTTCGGCATTCGGCGGAAGCGGCTGCTGTGCCAACTTCTCATCGGCGAATCCGGCGCCTGGGAAGAGTTGCCGCAGGATGTTGGTCTGCTCCGTGATTCCTTTCGGCTTGTAGCCCGACAGGTATCCGTAGCTGGACTTTACTTCCTCGTCGGCGAACTGGTTGCTCAGCGAGTGCTTCTTGATGGAAACGGTAATGTCGGCTTGGAATTCGTCGCCGTTCTCGATGAGTTTCTGAATACCGTCCTTGTCGAGGAGACCCTCGGCAATTGCGCGATCCACAGCATCTTCCGCGAACCGCTTAACCTGTTTCTGTTGACCCGACGTGATCGATTGTGTCGTCATCGTCTTTCTCCTTTTTCCGTTTGGCTTTGTAATTTAAGGGGTTTTCCCCACCTGCGGAATATATAAATAAAAAATTCTTGTTTTCTTGTATTTTAGGGTACTGGTTATAGTATAGCAAAATGACTAAACTTTGTCAATAGTTAACACCCTTTTGGCGGAAAATATAATTTCTTCGGCAATGACTTGCTTTTTGATTTGCTCTGCGTATTTTTCTATAATTTCTTTTCCCTCCTTCGCTGAAGCTACGGAGGACAAGCCGTAATAAACTCTTATCTTATCTTTCGGCGTTAAATTGGCTTTTTTCCTTAAAACCTGAACACTTCTTACAAAATCCCTAACCATTCCTTCTTCTTTTAATTCTGGAGTAATTTCAGCTCTCAACCCTATATTTATGATATCTTTATTTCGATTAGAATCTACAACAATTTTTTTAACGTTTATTTCTTCTTCAATTAATTTCGAGAGTTCACTTTCTAGTTTAAAATCAGGAATAATTAATTCCGAAAGTGGTTGTCGTACTTTTATCCCTTTTGATGCTCGTATTTGCAGGGCCATACTACAGATTTCTCTAATCTGTTCCATTTTTTCTTCAAGCTTTTCGTCAATCAATTTTTTATCTACCTTTGGCCAATCTTCAAGATGAACCGACTCTTTGTCCCCGCCAATTTCCTTATATATGTGCTCTGCTGTAAACGGCATTACCGGCGCCATTATTTTGGATAATTCCAATAAAACATATTTCAGGGTCTGAACAGCTTCTTTTTTATTATCAGATTTAAATCTCTCTCGCGAACGCCTTAAATACCAGGTCGACAATTCATCAATAAATCCGGCAAGCGGCCGAGTGGCTTCATTTAAATCATAATTATTGTATCCTTCAGTAATTTCTTTTTTCAGAGATTCGATTTTTGAAAGAATCCATTTATCCAAAACATTCTTGCTTTTTGTGCTGGCTTCTGCTTCGCTTTCAAACATTTTATAAAACGACAAAACATTCAATAAAATCAGTAAAATCTTTTTTACCACCTCATCAACTCCCTTTTCCGAAAAACACAAATCATCAGCTTTCATTACCGAAGAAGTGGCTAAATAATAACGCACTGCATCAGCGCCATGTTTTTCAAAAACATTCATTGGGTCAGGATAATTATTCAGATGCTTGGACATTTTTTTGCCGTCTTCAGCCAAAACCATGCCATTCACAATCACATTTTTAAATGCTTCTTTGCCTTTAATCGCAGACGCTAAAACGTGCAAATAATAAAACCATGCCCTCGTCTGATCCACGCCCTCGGCAATAAATTGCGCTGGAAAGTTTTCCTCGAATTTCTCTTTGTTTTCAAAGGGATAATGCATTTGTCCATAAGGCATTGAACCCGATTCAAACCAACAATCTAAAACATCAGGAATCCTTCGCATCATTCCGCCCTGCCCTGAGCCTGTCGAATGGGCGCATTTTTCACAAGGAAACGTAATTTTATCCATAAAGTGTTTATGCAAATCCGTAATTTTTTCTTCGCTTAATTCTTCCAATTCTTTTATTGAACCGATTACTTTTTTCTCTTTGCATTTATCACAAACCCAAATTGGAATTACCGAGCCCCAGAACCGCTGGCGCGAAATTGACCAATCGCGCGCGCCTTCCAACCATTTGCCAAATCTCCCCTCTTTAATGTGCTCTGGCACCCAATTTATTTTCTTGGCATATTTCAGCATTTTATCTTTCAGCTCGATAATATTAACAAATAAAGAAGAAGTTGCGTAATTTAAAAGCGGGGATTCGCAACGATAACAAAAAGGATAGGAATGAATAAATTTCTCTGTTTTAAAAACCAGATTTTTCTTCTCTAAAAACTCAATTATTTTTTTATCTGTTGATTGCGGATTAGATTTCGGCTTAACTTCCAAACCAACAAAATCTTTTGCTTCATCAGTAATCTGTCCGTCTATTTTGACATGCTGGATAAACGGCAGATTTTTCTCCTTACCCAAATTCATATCATCCTCGCCGAATGCAGGCGCGATATGCACAACGCCTGTGCCATCTTCAATAGTCACAAAATCAGCTAATTGAATCGTATAAAGATTTTCCCTACCCGCCATTGCAAGCGAAGCGTTGCGGGTGGATAAATAATAATTAAATAATGGTTTGTATTTTTTACCCTCCAAATCTTTGGCTTTTGTTTTCCCGATTATCTCATGTTTTTTATTGCCAAAAATTGCATCGAGATTTTGTTCGGCTAAAATGTATTTCCCATCATCTGATTTAACTTCGACATAATTGATATGCTTGCCAATTGCTAAAGCAACATTGCCCGGTAGAGTCCAGGGCGTGGTTGTCCAGGCCAAAATATAAGTTCCTGGTTCATCTACTAATTCAAACTTGGCAATAATTGAAATATCTTCAATGTCCTGATAATTATCGCTTACTTCATGCTGGGATAATGTTGTTTCGCATCTTGGGCAAATATGCATTGATTTATATCCCTCATAAATCAATTTTTTATCCCATAATTGTTTAAAAACCCACCATACGCTCTCCATAAAGCTTGGATCCATAGTATGATAAGCATTTTCCATATCCGCCCATCTGCCCAATCTCTCAATTACCTTTTTCCATTCGCCCACATATTTTAAAACCTTGCTTCGCGCTATTTCATTGAATCTATCGACTCCAATCGCCTCAATATCTTTTTTGTGTTTTAATTCCAATTCTTCTTCAACTATGTTCTCAATCGGCAGACCATGGGTATCCCAAC
Coding sequences:
- the recO gene encoding DNA repair protein RecO; translated protein: MIKTEAIILKSVDSNEVDRLLTIYSEKLGKINIFAKGVKRLESKLRYSIEVITYVQMILVEGKNFLILKDAVLIDQFLNIKKDLEKIKIAKKLADLINEAIVGEERDEDIWKLVLGTFKDLNCADSASIKTLADKFEKKLISLLGYNPEEMKEIENLY
- a CDS encoding reverse transcriptase/maturase family protein, translating into MENLFSSWREFKKGKSKRKDVLEFEFNLEDNIFQLYQELKNKTYKHSGYTSFRINDPKPRYIHKAKVRDRIIHHLISKHLNNIYDKIFIYDSYSCRINKGTHKAVNRLRTFSLKQSQNNKFNFYCLKCDIKKFFDSVDHDVLIKILKERIKDNDILRLIKEIIFSFNSETNKGIPLGNLTSQYFANIYLNKLDQFVKHKLKIKHYLRYTDDFVILDKNKDKLQKLINPINQFLNDQLNLCFYPDKIIIRKYSQGIDFLGYVTLPYYRVLRTKTKKRMFERINNKNIQSYLGVLSHCSGHKLKIKLLKNFKHDKNRGDYIEIS
- the ileS gene encoding isoleucine--tRNA ligase, whose product is MNIPEIEKKILEFWKENKIFEKSLAKKSPKGDFVFYDGPPFATGTPHYGHIVASLMKDMVPRYWTMRGYKVERKWGWDTHGLPIENIVEEELELKHKKDIEAIGVDRFNEIARSKVLKYVGEWKKVIERLGRWADMENAYHTMDPSFMESVWWVFKQLWDKKLIYEGYKSMHICPRCETTLSQHEVSDNYQDIEDISIIAKFELVDEPGTYILAWTTTPWTLPGNVALAIGKHINYVEVKSDDGKYILAEQNLDAIFGNKKHEIIGKTKAKDLEGKKYKPLFNYYLSTRNASLAMAGRENLYTIQLADFVTIEDGTGVVHIAPAFGEDDMNLGKEKNLPFIQHVKIDGQITDEAKDFVGLEVKPKSNPQSTDKKIIEFLEKKNLVFKTEKFIHSYPFCYRCESPLLNYATSSLFVNIIELKDKMLKYAKKINWVPEHIKEGRFGKWLEGARDWSISRQRFWGSVIPIWVCDKCKEKKVIGSIKELEELSEEKITDLHKHFMDKITFPCEKCAHSTGSGQGGMMRRIPDVLDCWFESGSMPYGQMHYPFENKEKFEENFPAQFIAEGVDQTRAWFYYLHVLASAIKGKEAFKNVIVNGMVLAEDGKKMSKHLNNYPDPMNVFEKHGADAVRYYLATSSVMKADDLCFSEKGVDEVVKKILLILLNVLSFYKMFESEAEASTKSKNVLDKWILSKIESLKKEITEGYNNYDLNEATRPLAGFIDELSTWYLRRSRERFKSDNKKEAVQTLKYVLLELSKIMAPVMPFTAEHIYKEIGGDKESVHLEDWPKVDKKLIDEKLEEKMEQIREICSMALQIRASKGIKVRQPLSELIIPDFKLESELSKLIEEEINVKKIVVDSNRNKDIINIGLRAEITPELKEEGMVRDFVRSVQVLRKKANLTPKDKIRVYYGLSSVASAKEGKEIIEKYAEQIKKQVIAEEIIFSAKRVLTIDKV